A single genomic interval of Pelagerythrobacter marensis harbors:
- a CDS encoding SPFH domain-containing protein: protein MGIALIMLLVLAVLFLLMAVRVVKQGYVYTIERLGKYTLAAEPGLHLIIPFIDRVGQKVNMMEQVLDIPGQEIITKDNAMVGVDAVVFFQVLDAGKAAYEVANLYNAIMALTTTNLRTVMGSMDLDETLSKRDEINARLLSVVDHATSPWGVKITRVEIKDIRPPVDISEAMARQMKAERLKRAEILEAEGDRASNILRAEGDKQSAILKAEGKREAAFRDAEARERAAEAEAKATQLVSDAIAQSGNAAINYFVAQEYTKAVSRFATSPNAKTILFPVEATQLIGSLGGIGELVRDAVGPVEGAVTTRAGDRGSPLPQERERAPRASVPRSGDAG from the coding sequence ATGGGCATCGCGCTGATAATGTTGCTGGTGCTGGCGGTGCTGTTCCTCCTGATGGCGGTGCGCGTGGTCAAGCAGGGCTATGTCTACACGATCGAACGGCTCGGGAAGTATACGCTCGCGGCCGAACCCGGGCTGCACCTCATCATCCCCTTCATCGACCGCGTCGGGCAGAAAGTGAATATGATGGAGCAGGTGCTCGACATTCCGGGGCAGGAGATCATCACCAAGGACAACGCCATGGTCGGCGTCGATGCGGTGGTGTTCTTCCAGGTGCTCGACGCGGGCAAGGCGGCTTACGAGGTCGCCAATCTCTACAACGCGATCATGGCGCTCACGACGACCAACCTGCGCACCGTGATGGGTTCGATGGACCTCGACGAAACGCTGTCCAAGCGGGACGAGATCAATGCCCGGCTTCTGAGCGTGGTCGACCACGCGACTTCGCCCTGGGGCGTCAAGATCACGCGGGTCGAGATCAAGGATATCCGGCCCCCGGTCGACATTTCCGAGGCGATGGCGCGGCAAATGAAGGCCGAACGCCTCAAGCGGGCCGAGATTCTCGAGGCCGAGGGCGACCGCGCCTCGAACATCCTGCGGGCCGAAGGGGACAAGCAGAGCGCGATCCTCAAGGCCGAAGGCAAGCGCGAGGCGGCCTTCCGCGATGCCGAGGCCCGCGAACGCGCGGCCGAGGCCGAGGCGAAAGCGACGCAACTGGTTTCCGACGCGATCGCGCAGAGCGGCAATGCCGCGATCAATTATTTCGTCGCGCAGGAATATACCAAGGCGGTGAGCCGGTTCGCCACCAGCCCCAATGCCAAGACGATCCTGTTCCCGGTCGAAGCGACCCAGCTGATCGGATCGCTCGGTGGGATCGGCGAGCTGGTTCGCGATGCGGTCGGCCCGGTCGAGGGCGCGGTGACCACGCGGGCCGGCGATCGCGGCAGTCCGCTGCCGCAGGAGCGCGAACGGGCGCCGCGCGCCAGCGTGCCGCGCTCGGGCGACGCGGGCTGA
- the purU gene encoding formyltetrahydrofolate deformylase, with translation MGEPLILTLSCADRPGITAQVTGLLYERGANILEAQQFNDRASDAFFMRIAFDPGRSDAAALRAAFAPFAGRSEMRWKLVRRDRPRRVLILVSKFDHCLADLLYRWRIGELPIDPVAIVSNHPREAISHTHIGDIPFHHLPVTAATKARQEAQVRAIAEEGDAELVVLARYMQILSDEQAAHFAGRCINIHHSFLPGFKGARPYHQAHARGVKMIGATAHYVTADLDEGPIIHQDVEPISHADSPEDLVRKGREIESRVLAEAVRLHLEERVVLNGARTVVFRN, from the coding sequence ATGGGCGAGCCGCTGATCCTGACCCTGAGCTGCGCCGACCGCCCGGGGATCACCGCGCAGGTCACCGGGCTGCTTTACGAACGCGGGGCCAATATCCTCGAGGCGCAGCAGTTCAACGACCGCGCGAGCGATGCCTTCTTCATGCGCATCGCCTTCGATCCCGGGCGGTCCGACGCCGCCGCGCTGCGCGCCGCCTTCGCGCCGTTTGCCGGGCGCAGCGAAATGCGCTGGAAACTGGTGCGGCGCGACCGGCCGCGGCGGGTGCTGATCCTGGTCAGCAAGTTCGACCATTGCCTGGCCGACCTGCTCTATCGCTGGCGCATAGGGGAACTGCCGATCGACCCGGTGGCGATCGTGTCCAACCACCCGCGCGAGGCGATCAGCCATACCCATATCGGCGATATCCCGTTCCATCACCTGCCGGTGACCGCGGCGACGAAGGCGCGGCAGGAAGCGCAGGTGCGCGCAATCGCGGAAGAGGGGGATGCCGAGCTGGTCGTGCTCGCGCGCTATATGCAGATCCTGTCGGACGAGCAGGCGGCGCATTTCGCCGGCCGCTGCATCAATATCCACCATTCCTTCCTGCCCGGTTTCAAGGGGGCCAGGCCCTATCACCAGGCGCACGCGCGGGGGGTGAAGATGATCGGCGCGACCGCGCACTATGTCACCGCCGACCTCGACGAAGGGCCGATCATCCACCAGGACGTGGAGCCGATCAGCCATGCCGACAGCCCGGAGGACCTGGTCCGCAAGGGGCGCGAGATCGAAAGCCGCGTCCTGGCAGAGGCGGTGCGGCTGCACCTGGAAGAGCGTGTCGTGCTGAACGGCGCGCGCACGGTCGTGTTCAGGAACTGA
- a CDS encoding dienelactone hydrolase family protein, protein MCDEDKLARWAREGLNRRQFGALGGMAAMAACTPAVPGGGGEATLPAVTEKSLGFATRDGTMDGFFVHPVSGPAPAVLFWPDIAGLREAKRNMARRLASHGYAVFVANPYYRDVAGQQFEDFADFAGNDGFRQVAPWRAKLDAAAIMRDARAAIAWLDGQEAVDSARGVGTQGYCMGGPFTVWTAAAVPSRVRAAASFHGGGLVRESDAASPHNLFGDTQASFLIAIAQDDDAEAPGHKNTLREAAKAAVRPAEVEVYAGDHGWTVPDSPAYARTEAERAWANLLKLYGDTLA, encoded by the coding sequence ATGTGCGACGAGGACAAGCTGGCCCGCTGGGCGCGCGAGGGGCTGAACCGGCGGCAGTTCGGGGCGCTCGGGGGCATGGCCGCGATGGCGGCCTGCACCCCGGCGGTGCCGGGCGGGGGCGGGGAAGCGACTCTGCCCGCGGTGACGGAAAAGAGCCTCGGCTTCGCGACGCGCGACGGCACGATGGACGGGTTCTTCGTCCACCCGGTTTCCGGCCCGGCGCCCGCGGTTCTGTTCTGGCCCGATATCGCGGGGCTGCGCGAGGCGAAGCGCAATATGGCCCGCCGGCTGGCGAGCCACGGCTACGCGGTCTTCGTCGCCAATCCCTATTACCGCGACGTGGCCGGGCAACAGTTCGAGGATTTCGCCGATTTCGCGGGGAACGACGGCTTCCGCCAGGTCGCCCCGTGGCGCGCGAAACTGGATGCCGCGGCGATCATGCGCGATGCGCGGGCCGCGATCGCCTGGCTCGACGGGCAGGAGGCTGTCGACAGCGCGCGCGGGGTCGGCACGCAGGGATATTGCATGGGCGGGCCGTTCACGGTGTGGACGGCGGCGGCGGTGCCTTCCAGAGTGCGGGCGGCGGCGAGCTTCCACGGCGGCGGCCTGGTGCGCGAGAGCGATGCGGCAAGCCCGCACAACCTGTTCGGCGACACGCAGGCCAGCTTCCTGATCGCCATCGCGCAGGACGACGATGCCGAGGCGCCCGGACACAAGAACACCCTGCGCGAAGCGGCAAAGGCCGCGGTCCGCCCGGCCGAGGTCGAAGTCTACGCCGGCGACCACGGCTGGACCGTCCCCGATTCGCCCGCCTACGCCCGGACCGAAGCCGAACGCGCCTGGGCGAACCTGCTGAAGCTGTACGGCGATACACTGGCCTGA
- a CDS encoding nitronate monooxygenase, producing MTDYPKTSRLMQRGTDFLGCESAILCGAMSWVSERNLVSAISNAGGFGVIACGAMTPELLDAEIAATKAMTDRPFGVNLITMHPQLFDLIEVCSRHAVGHVVLAGGIPPKGSVEAIKGGDSPARVICFAPTLALAKKLLRSGADALVIEGMEAGGHIGPVSTSVLAQEILPALAEDHLIFVAGGIGKGQAIAGYLEMGAAGVQLGTRFACATESIAHPDFKKAFFRASARDAIASVQVDPRLPVIPVRALRNKGTETFTAKQIEVAGRLDRGEVEMGEAQLQIEHYWAGALRRAVIDGDVEGGSLMAGQSVGMVREEEPVAQIVATLMAECEEALGRR from the coding sequence ATGACCGACTATCCCAAGACGAGCCGCCTGATGCAGCGCGGCACCGATTTCCTCGGCTGCGAGAGCGCCATCCTGTGCGGGGCGATGAGCTGGGTGTCCGAACGCAACCTGGTGTCCGCGATCAGCAATGCCGGCGGGTTCGGCGTGATCGCCTGCGGCGCGATGACGCCCGAGCTGCTCGATGCGGAAATCGCCGCGACGAAAGCGATGACGGACAGGCCGTTCGGCGTGAACCTGATCACCATGCACCCGCAGCTCTTCGACCTGATAGAGGTCTGCTCGCGCCACGCGGTCGGCCATGTCGTGCTCGCCGGCGGCATTCCGCCCAAGGGCAGCGTCGAGGCGATCAAGGGCGGCGACAGCCCGGCGCGGGTGATCTGCTTCGCGCCGACGCTGGCGCTGGCGAAGAAGCTGCTGCGCTCCGGCGCCGATGCCCTGGTGATCGAGGGGATGGAGGCGGGCGGCCATATCGGCCCCGTCTCCACCAGCGTGCTGGCGCAGGAGATCCTGCCCGCGCTGGCCGAAGACCATCTGATCTTCGTTGCCGGCGGGATCGGCAAGGGGCAGGCGATCGCCGGATATCTGGAGATGGGCGCCGCCGGGGTCCAGCTCGGCACCCGGTTCGCCTGCGCCACCGAATCGATCGCGCATCCCGATTTCAAGAAGGCGTTCTTCCGCGCCAGCGCGCGCGATGCGATCGCCAGCGTCCAGGTCGATCCGCGCCTGCCGGTGATCCCAGTGCGCGCGCTGCGCAACAAGGGCACCGAAACCTTCACTGCCAAGCAGATCGAAGTCGCCGGCAGGCTCGACCGGGGCGAGGTGGAGATGGGCGAGGCGCAATTGCAGATCGAGCATTACTGGGCCGGGGCGCTGCGCCGCGCGGTGATCGACGGCGACGTGGAAGGCGGCAGCCTGATGGCCGGCCAGTCGGTCGGCATGGTGCGCGAGGAGGAGCCGGTCGCGCAGATCGTCGCCACGCTGATGGCCGAATGCGAAGAGGCGCTGGGACGGCGCTGA
- the katG gene encoding catalase/peroxidase HPI, which yields MDVATGSIPGGGCPFSGDGGVRSLLGRTNRDWWPDSLQLEILHQGTQNPDPMGDDFDYCEAFNALDYEGIKRDLKALMTDSKPWWPADYGHYGPFFIRMAWHAAGTYRTGDGRGGASSGQQRFAPLNSWPDNANLDKARRLLWPIKQKYGKHISWADLFVLTGNVAIESMGGPIFGFGGGRKDVFEPETDVFWGTEEQWVNEGVQTRIDPDKGLKLEHPLAAIQMGLIYVNPEGPGGQPDIEGSARDIRETFARMAMNDEETVALTAGGHTFGKCHGAGDASLVGADPEGADIAFQGLGWTSGYESGMGEHTITSGLEGSWTNTPIEWTGNYFRLLLDYEYELVKSPAGAHQWQPIDQKEEDMAPAAHDPSRKVPTMMTTADMAMKVDPEYRKICERFRNDHEAFRDAFARAWFKLTHRDMGPKVRYLGPEVPEEDMIWQDPVPAGTMPSDGDVAAFKAKILDSGLSIGQLVRTAWASASTFRKSDHRGGANGARIRLAPQKGWAVNEPDELARVLDKIDELRGPLSMADAIVLAGTAAVEKAARDAGFDVEVPFLGGRGDAGDEHTDAESFEPLEPQADGFRNYLKTKMSVRTEDLLIDRAQLLGLSAPEMTVLVGGLRVLGANYKDSAHGVFTDRKGQLTNDFFVNLLDMNTAWEVVDESGDEEFVGHDRATGDEKWRATRTDLIFGSNSQLRAIAEVYAENGHEEKFVRDFIKAWTKVMNADRSDVTYAKYHKKAA from the coding sequence ATGGACGTAGCGACTGGATCGATTCCCGGGGGCGGCTGCCCCTTCAGCGGCGACGGCGGCGTGCGCAGCCTGCTCGGCCGCACCAACCGCGACTGGTGGCCCGACTCGCTGCAGCTCGAAATCCTTCACCAGGGAACGCAGAACCCCGATCCCATGGGCGACGATTTCGATTACTGCGAAGCCTTCAACGCGCTCGATTACGAAGGGATCAAGCGCGACCTGAAAGCGCTGATGACCGACAGCAAGCCCTGGTGGCCGGCGGACTACGGCCACTACGGCCCGTTCTTCATCCGCATGGCCTGGCACGCGGCGGGCACCTATCGCACCGGCGACGGGCGCGGCGGCGCCTCCAGCGGCCAGCAGCGCTTCGCCCCGCTCAATTCCTGGCCCGACAACGCCAACCTCGACAAGGCGCGGCGGCTGCTCTGGCCGATCAAGCAGAAATACGGCAAGCATATCTCGTGGGCCGACCTCTTCGTGCTGACGGGCAATGTCGCGATCGAATCGATGGGCGGCCCGATCTTCGGCTTCGGCGGCGGGCGCAAGGACGTGTTCGAACCCGAAACCGACGTGTTCTGGGGCACCGAGGAACAGTGGGTCAACGAAGGCGTGCAGACGCGCATCGACCCGGACAAGGGCCTCAAGCTCGAACACCCGCTCGCGGCCATCCAGATGGGGCTGATCTACGTCAATCCCGAAGGGCCGGGCGGCCAGCCCGATATCGAGGGTTCGGCGCGCGACATCCGCGAAACCTTCGCGCGCATGGCGATGAACGACGAGGAGACCGTCGCCCTCACCGCCGGCGGCCACACGTTCGGCAAGTGCCACGGCGCGGGCGACGCCTCGCTGGTCGGCGCGGACCCGGAAGGGGCCGACATCGCCTTCCAGGGCCTGGGCTGGACCAGCGGTTATGAAAGCGGGATGGGCGAACACACGATCACTTCGGGCCTCGAAGGGTCGTGGACCAACACGCCGATCGAATGGACCGGCAACTATTTCCGCCTGCTGCTCGATTACGAATACGAGCTGGTCAAATCGCCGGCGGGCGCACATCAGTGGCAGCCGATCGACCAGAAGGAAGAGGACATGGCGCCGGCGGCGCACGATCCTTCCAGGAAGGTCCCGACGATGATGACCACCGCCGACATGGCGATGAAGGTCGATCCCGAATACCGCAAGATCTGCGAACGCTTCCGCAACGATCACGAGGCCTTTCGCGATGCTTTCGCGCGGGCCTGGTTCAAGCTGACGCACCGCGACATGGGGCCCAAGGTCCGCTACCTCGGCCCCGAAGTGCCCGAAGAGGACATGATCTGGCAGGACCCCGTGCCCGCCGGGACGATGCCGTCGGACGGCGACGTCGCCGCCTTCAAGGCGAAGATCCTCGATAGCGGGCTGTCGATCGGCCAGCTGGTGCGGACCGCCTGGGCCTCCGCCTCCACCTTCCGCAAGTCCGACCACCGCGGCGGCGCCAACGGCGCGCGCATCCGCCTTGCGCCGCAGAAAGGGTGGGCGGTCAACGAGCCGGACGAGCTGGCGAGAGTGCTCGACAAGATCGACGAACTGCGCGGGCCGCTGTCGATGGCCGACGCGATCGTCCTCGCCGGAACGGCCGCGGTCGAGAAGGCGGCGCGCGACGCCGGCTTCGACGTCGAGGTTCCTTTCCTCGGCGGACGCGGCGATGCCGGCGACGAGCACACCGACGCGGAAAGCTTCGAACCGCTCGAGCCGCAGGCCGACGGGTTCCGCAACTATCTGAAGACCAAGATGAGCGTGCGGACCGAGGATCTGCTGATCGACCGCGCCCAGCTGCTCGGCCTGTCGGCGCCCGAAATGACCGTGCTGGTCGGCGGGCTGCGGGTCCTCGGCGCCAACTACAAGGACAGCGCGCACGGCGTCTTCACCGACCGCAAGGGCCAGCTGACCAACGACTTCTTCGTCAACCTGCTCGACATGAACACCGCCTGGGAAGTGGTGGACGAGAGCGGCGACGAGGAATTCGTCGGCCACGACCGCGCCACCGGCGACGAGAAATGGCGCGCGACGCGGACCGACCTGATCTTCGGATCGAACAGCCAGCTGCGCGCAATCGCCGAAGTCTATGCCGAAAACGGGCACGAGGAGAAATTCGTGCGCGATTTCATCAAGGCCTGGACCAAAGTGATGAACGCCGACCGCAGCGACGTGACATACGCGAAGTATCACAAGAAGGCGGCCTGA
- a CDS encoding response regulator yields the protein MVDDSRMIRKVARRIVEELGFETAEAENGEEALARCKAAMPDLVLLDWNMPVMSGIEFVTRLRALPAERPPRVVFCTSNSGAVDIHKGLDAGADEYVIKPFDEKTLQAKLRDIGLV from the coding sequence GTGGTCGACGATTCGCGCATGATCCGCAAGGTCGCGCGCCGCATCGTCGAGGAGCTGGGGTTCGAGACGGCCGAAGCCGAAAACGGCGAGGAGGCGCTGGCGCGCTGCAAGGCGGCAATGCCCGATCTTGTCCTGCTCGACTGGAACATGCCGGTGATGAGCGGGATCGAATTCGTCACCCGCCTGCGCGCCCTCCCCGCCGAACGCCCGCCGCGCGTGGTGTTCTGCACGTCGAACTCGGGCGCGGTCGACATTCACAAGGGACTGGACGCCGGCGCCGACGAATACGTGATCAAGCCGTTCGACGAGAAAACCCTGCAAGCCAAGCTGCGCGATATCGGACTGGTCTGA
- a CDS encoding S46 family peptidase gives MTTRTALLAAASLAAIPLLAAPAAADEGMWTFDGFPAEKVRKAYGWAPDQAWLDRVRNSSVRLTGGCSASFVSPEGLILTNHHCIASCLYDNSTDAKDYLADGFTARRREDELTCPGQQAEVVTAIADVTGDVMGAIGDLSGEALTKARDAKIAEIESAGCPDTETTRCQVVTLFGGGQYKLYTYRKYSDVRLAWAPEARAATFGGDPDNFNFPRYSLDASFLRAYEDGRPVSTPAHLQWNPRAPEEGEITFVVGNPGSTSRLFTQSQLAFEREVRLPLTLATLSELRGRLIRAMDESPEHAREGQDLLFGVENSLKVYIGRTKALNDPAFTARLAAAEADLKAKSAGNGEIGDPWSAVEEAVDAYRALYLPLRFTQPSGDLYGYAQTLVFAAQERAKPNAERLPGYTDSALPLTEKRLLDERPVYPWVDELTMEWSLSKAREYLGVDDPDSQLLLGKESPEQRAERLVNGTKLADPAVRKALWDGGLEAIEASDDPMIRYALALAPRQRELKALADAQYSGPLAAAGAKLADARFAAYGDALYPDATFTLRISYGQVKGWTERGKDVPIRTTLGGTFERATGNPPFDLPPAFAANEARIDKDTTYDFVTTNDIIGGNSGSPVIDRAGTVIGTAFDGNIHSLGGNYGYDGTLNRTVAVSTAAVQEALETIYPAPALVAELAGE, from the coding sequence ATGACCACCCGTACCGCCCTGCTCGCCGCCGCTTCCCTGGCGGCCATACCCCTGCTTGCCGCACCGGCCGCCGCCGACGAAGGCATGTGGACCTTCGACGGCTTTCCCGCCGAAAAGGTCCGCAAGGCCTATGGCTGGGCGCCGGATCAGGCCTGGCTGGACCGGGTGCGCAATTCGTCGGTGCGCCTGACGGGCGGCTGTTCGGCCAGCTTCGTCTCGCCCGAGGGGCTGATCCTCACCAACCATCACTGCATCGCCAGCTGCCTCTACGACAATTCGACCGACGCGAAGGACTATCTGGCCGACGGCTTCACCGCCCGCCGGCGCGAGGACGAGCTGACTTGCCCCGGCCAGCAGGCCGAAGTGGTCACCGCGATTGCCGATGTGACCGGCGATGTCATGGGCGCGATCGGCGACCTTTCGGGCGAGGCGCTGACCAAGGCGCGCGACGCGAAGATCGCCGAGATCGAATCGGCCGGCTGCCCCGATACCGAAACCACCCGCTGCCAGGTCGTCACCCTGTTCGGCGGCGGGCAGTACAAGCTCTATACCTATCGCAAGTATTCGGACGTGCGCCTCGCCTGGGCGCCCGAAGCGCGCGCGGCGACCTTCGGCGGCGACCCGGACAACTTCAATTTCCCGCGCTATTCGCTCGATGCCTCGTTCCTGCGCGCTTATGAGGACGGGCGGCCGGTTTCGACCCCGGCCCATCTGCAATGGAACCCGCGCGCGCCCGAGGAAGGCGAGATCACTTTCGTCGTCGGCAACCCCGGTTCGACCAGCCGCCTGTTCACGCAGAGCCAGCTCGCCTTCGAACGCGAAGTGCGCCTGCCGCTGACGCTGGCGACGCTGAGCGAGCTGCGCGGCCGGCTGATCCGGGCGATGGACGAAAGCCCCGAACATGCCCGCGAGGGGCAGGATCTGCTGTTCGGCGTGGAAAACAGCCTGAAAGTCTATATCGGCCGGACCAAAGCGCTCAACGACCCCGCCTTCACCGCCAGGCTCGCCGCCGCCGAAGCCGACCTGAAGGCGAAGAGCGCGGGCAATGGCGAGATCGGCGATCCCTGGAGCGCGGTGGAAGAGGCGGTCGATGCCTATCGCGCGCTCTACCTGCCGCTGCGCTTCACCCAGCCTTCGGGCGACCTCTACGGCTATGCCCAGACGCTGGTTTTCGCGGCGCAGGAACGCGCCAAGCCGAATGCCGAGCGGCTGCCCGGCTATACCGACAGCGCGCTGCCGCTGACCGAAAAGCGGCTGCTCGACGAGCGGCCCGTCTACCCGTGGGTCGACGAACTGACGATGGAATGGAGCCTGTCGAAAGCGCGCGAATATCTGGGCGTCGACGATCCCGATTCGCAGCTCCTCCTCGGCAAGGAAAGCCCCGAACAGCGCGCCGAGCGGCTGGTGAACGGCACCAAGCTGGCCGACCCCGCGGTGCGCAAGGCGCTGTGGGACGGCGGGCTCGAAGCGATCGAGGCGTCGGACGATCCGATGATCCGCTACGCCCTCGCTCTCGCCCCGCGCCAGCGCGAACTGAAGGCGCTGGCCGATGCGCAATATTCGGGGCCGCTTGCGGCGGCCGGCGCGAAACTGGCCGATGCGCGCTTCGCCGCCTATGGCGACGCGCTCTATCCCGATGCCACGTTCACCCTGCGCATATCCTATGGCCAGGTGAAAGGCTGGACCGAACGCGGCAAAGACGTGCCGATCCGCACGACGCTGGGCGGCACGTTCGAACGCGCGACCGGCAACCCGCCGTTCGACCTGCCCCCGGCCTTCGCCGCGAACGAGGCGCGGATCGACAAGGACACGACGTACGATTTCGTGACCACCAACGACATTATCGGGGGCAACTCGGGCTCGCCGGTGATCGACCGCGCCGGCACGGTGATCGGCACCGCTTTCGACGGCAACATCCATTCGCTGGGCGGCAACTACGGTTACGACGGCACGCTGAACCGCACGGTCGCCGTCTCGACCGCCGCGGTGCAGGAAGCGCTCGAAACGATCTACCCCGCCCCCGCGCTGGTCGCCGAACTGGCGGGCGAATGA
- a CDS encoding aldehyde dehydrogenase family protein: MNEQTTISREQLEYSQAAKDFLARKPQLFVGGEWVDSTHGKTLAVEDPSCGREVARIVDASTEDVDRAVAAARAAFDDGRWSNLPPMKREGAIHRLADLIERDGELLAELEAIDNGKPRTMAHAVDVNGAISMLHYHAGWASKLGGEMIEPANAPRGAFHSYTRREPVGVAAQIVPWNFPLLMAVQKIAPALAAGCTLVLKPAEQTSLTALKLADLIAEAGFPAGTVNIVTGLGETAGDRLVRHPDVDKVAFTGSTEVGKIINRTATDSLKRVTLELGGKSPVIVLPDMDPAVVAGGAANAIFFNSGQVCVAGSRLYAHKDVFDRLIEGIAETAPAWAPRPSLDPQARMGPLVSHEQFERVMGYIEAGKKDGASVAMGGDAAPSNGGYYVNPTVMVDVNPSMSVVQEEIFGPVVVAQRFDDLDEVAKQANDTLYGLGAGVWTRDVGAFHTLAAKIKSGTVWGNCHSMLDSALPFGGYKQSGIGRELGSEGVKAYTELKTVILQL; encoded by the coding sequence ATGAACGAACAGACGACGATCAGCCGCGAGCAGCTCGAATATTCGCAGGCCGCCAAGGACTTCCTGGCGCGCAAGCCGCAGCTCTTCGTCGGCGGCGAATGGGTCGACAGCACGCACGGCAAGACGCTGGCGGTCGAGGACCCGTCGTGCGGGCGCGAAGTGGCGCGAATCGTCGATGCCTCGACCGAGGACGTCGACCGCGCGGTCGCCGCGGCGCGCGCCGCCTTCGACGACGGGCGCTGGTCCAACCTGCCGCCGATGAAGCGCGAAGGGGCGATCCACCGGCTCGCCGACCTGATCGAGCGCGACGGCGAACTGCTGGCCGAGCTGGAGGCGATCGACAACGGCAAGCCCCGGACGATGGCCCACGCGGTCGACGTCAACGGCGCGATTTCGATGCTGCATTATCACGCCGGCTGGGCGAGCAAGCTGGGCGGCGAGATGATCGAGCCGGCGAATGCGCCGCGCGGGGCGTTCCACAGCTATACCCGGCGCGAGCCGGTCGGCGTCGCGGCGCAGATCGTGCCGTGGAACTTCCCCCTGCTGATGGCGGTGCAGAAGATCGCCCCCGCGCTCGCCGCCGGCTGCACCCTGGTGCTCAAGCCGGCCGAGCAGACCAGCCTGACCGCGCTCAAGCTGGCCGACCTGATTGCCGAAGCGGGTTTCCCGGCGGGCACGGTCAACATCGTCACCGGCCTCGGCGAAACCGCGGGCGACCGGCTGGTGCGCCATCCCGATGTCGACAAGGTCGCCTTCACCGGATCGACCGAAGTGGGCAAGATCATCAACCGCACCGCGACCGACAGCCTCAAGCGCGTGACGCTGGAACTGGGCGGCAAGAGCCCGGTGATCGTGCTGCCCGATATGGACCCGGCGGTCGTCGCGGGCGGCGCGGCCAATGCGATCTTCTTCAATTCGGGGCAGGTCTGCGTCGCGGGCAGCCGGCTCTATGCCCACAAGGACGTGTTCGACCGCCTGATCGAAGGGATTGCCGAAACCGCCCCCGCCTGGGCCCCGCGCCCCAGCCTCGACCCGCAGGCGCGCATGGGCCCGCTGGTCAGCCACGAACAGTTCGAGCGGGTGATGGGCTATATCGAAGCGGGCAAGAAAGACGGGGCGAGCGTCGCCATGGGCGGCGATGCGGCGCCGTCCAACGGCGGATATTATGTGAACCCGACCGTGATGGTCGACGTCAACCCTTCGATGAGCGTGGTGCAGGAAGAGATCTTCGGCCCGGTCGTCGTCGCCCAGCGGTTCGACGATCTGGACGAAGTGGCGAAGCAGGCGAACGACACGCTCTACGGCCTCGGCGCCGGGGTCTGGACGCGCGACGTGGGCGCGTTCCACACGCTCGCGGCGAAGATCAAGTCGGGCACCGTCTGGGGCAATTGCCACTCGATGCTCGACAGCGCGCTGCCCTTCGGCGGCTACAAGCAGTCGGGGATCGGGCGCGAACTCGGCAGCGAGGGGGTGAAGGCCTATACCGAGCTGAAGACCGTCATCCTCCAGCTCTAG
- a CDS encoding DUF421 domain-containing protein, with protein sequence MEFDPSLLAHHSRLAEVAILSLAFYVTIVVLTRLSGKRTTSQMNNFDWIITVVVGSLAASGILLRDVSYAEATAAIVALGVCQYAVTFVSVRSSTFTKAVKAEPTLLLHKGTFIDDALKRTRVTRSEVESALRQEGIVDPAGANWVILETDGTLAVIPRSDTPLADAPVMESVERPDGLTA encoded by the coding sequence ATGGAATTCGATCCGAGCCTATTGGCCCATCACTCGCGACTGGCCGAAGTGGCGATATTGTCGCTGGCGTTCTACGTCACGATCGTTGTCCTCACGCGCCTGTCGGGCAAACGCACGACCAGCCAGATGAACAACTTCGACTGGATCATCACCGTCGTGGTGGGGAGCCTGGCGGCCAGCGGCATCCTGCTGCGCGATGTCTCCTACGCGGAGGCGACCGCCGCCATCGTCGCGCTGGGTGTGTGCCAATATGCAGTGACGTTCGTGTCGGTCAGGTCTTCCACCTTCACCAAAGCGGTCAAGGCGGAGCCGACCCTGCTGCTGCACAAGGGCACGTTTATCGACGACGCGCTGAAGCGAACGCGGGTGACGCGATCCGAAGTCGAATCCGCGCTGCGCCAGGAGGGGATCGTCGACCCCGCCGGCGCGAACTGGGTCATCCTGGAGACCGACGGCACCCTGGCGGTGATCCCGCGCAGCGATACCCCGCTCGCCGATGCGCCCGTGATGGAGAGCGTCGAACGGCCCGACGGCCTGACCGCCTGA